Genomic window (Helianthus annuus cultivar XRQ/B chromosome 3, HanXRQr2.0-SUNRISE, whole genome shotgun sequence):
ACTGTTATTCTGATATGTTAATCTGAGTTCAGAAATCCAAACTGATATCAGACATGCTAGTTAAGAAATATAAACTAAATAATCTGCAATGTGTTACCATGATAATGTAATGTGTTATGTTGTATTATCATAATGTATGCATATATATACCATAGCAATGGCATTCGTCACGGTATTTGCGTTAGCTTCCTTTTAGCTATTCAATGATCATTCACTTAGCCGCGTTGTTTCTTTCGCGGTAGATATGCAGGAGAATCACGAGAATGATTGAAGAGATGATACAAATACAGCATGAGATGATAGTATATACAAACACAAGAGATGTTCACCACTTTTCAAATCTTACACCATTGGATTAGCAATGAACCAACCAATCACTATGATGTTACAAGTTAAAAGAACCAAAcaatcttgcatatttttaacaGGTCAAAATAGGTTCAGGTTTTTATCATGTGTGTTGAACCAAATGGGTCTTTTTATCATCCTTACATGAGAAAATATCAACAGGGGGACTTGTGCAGCCCAACTTAGTACCATTGgccaactttttttgttgatcaAGATAGATTACTATGACCGTGATATCATCGTGGATGCGACGTCTAACGCCCTTCTCGATTTTCTTGATGTCATTGTATCTCAGTTCCCTCTTCTTTGTAGCCTTGTCAAGGGCAGTTCCCACTAATCTTTTAGCTATTCCCTGCACACCATCCAAACAAGACTTATCAGTCTAAATTAGTCAAAAAGTGTAATTTTAatgtatatatgtaattatattttaaacTTTTACATACTTATTAAAGTAATATTATAACTTTTTGGTAATCATATTTGACACGTTAATtgttttataaatataattaaacaaaaagggttttgggtCAAACAAACCAACCAACCCATTTTGCGACCTCTACTTCTGGCACAACTTATTTACGTACCCGTCTTGGATGAATGCGCACGATATCTACTGCTTCTTCATCAGTTAGGTGATCCCAAAGCCCATCTGAAGCAAATATCAGAAACAAATCTTGAGGTCTAAGCTTTCTGGAAATGATGGAAGGTTCCGCGGTCAAAGCAGGTCTTTTTAGAGGAACTTGATTTCCATATTGCATAAGGAATTGATCCCTGTTGAATTCTGGTTTCTTCAGAAAGAAGTCACCTATAGATCTTGAAACCTAAAAGATAAGAAACATATCAGGCATCTAATGGGTCGTGTCGGGTTGGGTCATGCACAGTTTGATCAACTAGCTAGGCAGAGCTTCCTTAGGGCCGTAAGGGGTCTCTGGCCCACCCTAGTTTTATCCTTAGAAGTGTATATTTTAGCCCATTAGCTTTGAAAGTTATTATCTAATTTGGGCCCCTCCTAATCCAAAATCCCCAACTAAacatataccccccccccctcccactCAATTTAAAATGTTCAATTTCCGCCACTGCTAGCAACCAAGATCTTGAATAGAGCAGGctagatttttttatttatagGTGTTTCGGCAAAATGATAAGTGTTTCTAAGAGGTTGAAGTGTTTTGGTTTTAGGGAGTTCGCTTCCCATTAGCAAACTCTAAAAGAAATCTGACACCGGATATTCACGTAGCAAAGGAACACCTCGAATACCTTGACATTACATGCAAAGCTTAAAAAAAATATGAGTATGCTCCTTTGACTAGTAAACTCCTTAGAAACCAAAACAAGTTCGAAAACCTCGTATTAACACTTATGATTTGTACTAAACCACCTAGAAATCAAAAAATTCAGGAAACTCACATGCATGGATCATAAGTTATTACTAACATGGAAAAAAGAAAACAACGTTGTACCTGAATTATACCCTTGATTCTCCAACCTCCATGACAATAAACGACAATATGTGAATCACCAGGATGTTGTGCTTCAACCTCCTTCCTCACTTCTACTAGAGAAACATTATGATCACTCGATAATCGCTCTGCAACGACTCTTGTTTTTCCTTTATCTGAAACTTTCTTGCCAAGAACCACTCTTGAGTCACCGAGGTTTGCAACATATAACTCACCATTTGAAATAACACCAACAAGACAACATGATCCAACTTGGGCGATCTGTGGTCTGATTTGTATCGAGTTCTTCACAACTCGAAGGAAACCCTCTTCAGTGGCACTGAACGCCTTCTTGATAACGTTGGTTGACATTCGTCCTTCCTGTGTTGCATATTCTACAAAAGATGAACCAGATATGAATACCCTACAAAAATAAAGTAGTTTCATCCACAACCATATCCGGGATTATCTGTCAGTAATGATTGTTACCATGGAAAATGCGATCGCATTTTTGTTAGTGAGTACTCTCAAGTGCCACATACCGAAAAACTGTTAGCGATGGATCACAGTCCACTTTAGCGACCAAATACCGAAAAACTGTTGTAAGACTGATGAAtgtgaaatttaaaaaaaaaaaaaaaaaaaaaaacatagtacCCTGAGTAGGGACTGAGGTTTCAACTTTTACACTAAAAAATGTGTTGTGGGAATGTGAAATCAAAAAAGGAATAATAAGGGGGAGTTAAATAATTGGTCTGTATATTccttattaaataaaaaaacaaaattaaactaGACATCGCCGCACGCCCTGCCCAGGCACTCGGAAACCTCCACAGTCCGGCCCCTTGCGCCCAAACCACAATTCTAAAGTCGTCCCAGGTGTTTGTTTCGGACAAATTACTGGTTGTTTTCGACAGAATTGTGACGCCACTGTAGTTACAGATATCTACTGATTGAACTTGTCActactgatttttttttttttgaacggtgaacTTCATGTGTAAGGTTACCACACTCTCCAAATCGGAGAGCCTCGTATTGCCCCACTTTagccagactatgttgtcttaatcgGGTCCATGCTGGCTTCAAAGTTTGGCTTTTTTGGGCGTTCCCCCGAAAACCATACCGCCGGCTACCACTTGACAGACGTTATGCCACCACAAGAGCAGAACTCTCCGTAACGCACGGTAGGAAGAAAACCCGGTTGGGCTCGGGAATACTGATTGTTAGTAACCttttttttgaacagcaaatAAGTAATTATTTTAAACACGATATTAAATTCTATAAGAATTcatgaaaaataataataaattacaaATTAATCCCGGAAATGATATAACACAatatctaaaattaataataaattaaaaattaATTATCAGAGCAGGACGTAGTTTATGAATCACAAAATATTTTCTTCAATGAAGGGAAAGAAAATTTAAGCAAACTTACTATCAATCCAACGGAAAAGATGGCCGTTAACGAAGCGAGAAGCTTCAGGGCCACCATGTCCGTCAAAGACTCCAACATATGTAGCTGATGGAGACGTGAGCACCTGACTTTGGTCTTCAAGGTTAGAATTGGCTTGAACAACTGCGATGGAGAAGTCGCCTGAGGCGTGTGGCTTCAAATCGGTATGCCATAACAGTTGATCACCATCCAGGCTTTTCCCAAACGGATTAACACATTTTCGCAACATGTTTTGTCTttcgtttgtttgtttgtttgtttgtttgtttgtttgtacgATAAAAAAATTAAGTAAGAGGGTTATGATGGATGATTCATAAATATGTATGTAGTAGGTGTGAAATGAAGGAAGGAAGGAAGAGGTTTTTGCATGAATTATAGAGGCGGGGGAACAAAGGACCGGAGAAAAAGTCGGAGAAAAGCCGCGTGAGAAGAACTTGACGACGGCGGAGGATCATATTTATACGAGATCAATATTATTTTCATACGTCAATGCCTAAAATAAGATTTTATATgtcttaaatatttttttttaaaatttgattgAGACTTGCACACTAATATTTTTGCATAAATTTGATTGAGACTTACACATTAATATTTTTGCATAACCTACTTAAAAGTAATTTTGGAGTATGATAAAAATGTCATATGGACGGTGTGTAATCTgataaataataatttttaaaaataaaaataaaaatgtcaTATGGGCGGTGTGTAATCTGGGTATATACCAAAGAaagcagtggcggaactagaagaaatATTCAGGGGTATCCTAAATTTTTTTACGATACATTTAtataacataattttttttacctGCATTACGGGGCGGGGCTGATCCTGAAAATTCAAGTGCCCTGGGTGAGCCAAAAAAAGGCCCTTAggccttagaccatgtgtagtggttaagaaaaataatgcctccaccatggggcattatccgacacgtggcagtccagtcagcacaCGGGgcattattgcaaaagtggcgtagtgggaataatgcccaataatcccTTTTAggcttttttataaaaaaaaaaaagcaagctAGTTTCTCATTGGCCAGTCAAACCCAGTCAACCCATCACAATCTCTTTTAGGCGTGGTTTTAAAAATGCcaagccaatttttttttttcaaaaaaactgCCCCATAACGCCCTATGTAATGGGGAGGGGGAcgtttttttggatttttttcaaaaataatgccccactacgggtggtcttaccgaattaaattttataaactagtttttttttaagttattagtATTTAGGTTAACGAATCAATATTGAGAATATCACATTTGGGCTAGGCTTTATGAATTAATATTGGCAATAAGTTTTTAGATATTAGATTGGACTAGGTTTATTTTTAACTTTTAGATCGAAATTAAACAAttcaagaactcaagaagaaaagaaataaagaatACTCACAACTCACAATCACAATTAGCACAACAATCTAATACACTATTGGGTTATTATTTGGTTATTTGGGCTAATTACTATTGGGCTATCATTTGTTTTTTTGGGCTAATATTATCAGTATTATTTGGGCTTGATTTCagtttataaatttttttttcaggGGTGTCCTAGTACTTGTTGAGGGGTGTCCTtagtataaaaatcgaaaaaaaaataaaatttt
Coding sequences:
- the LOC110929100 gene encoding probable protein phosphatase 2C 63 — encoded protein: MLRKCVNPFGKSLDGDQLLWHTDLKPHASGDFSIAVVQANSNLEDQSQVLTSPSATYVGVFDGHGGPEASRFVNGHLFRWIDKYATQEGRMSTNVIKKAFSATEEGFLRVVKNSIQIRPQIAQVGSCCLVGVISNGELYVANLGDSRVVLGKKVSDKGKTRVVAERLSSDHNVSLVEVRKEVEAQHPGDSHIVVYCHGGWRIKGIIQVSRSIGDFFLKKPEFNRDQFLMQYGNQVPLKRPALTAEPSIISRKLRPQDLFLIFASDGLWDHLTDEEAVDIVRIHPRRGIAKRLVGTALDKATKKRELRYNDIKKIEKGVRRRIHDDITVIVIYLDQQKKLANGTKLGCTSPPVDIFSCKDDKKTHLVQHT